From the genome of Antennarius striatus isolate MH-2024 chromosome 19, ASM4005453v1, whole genome shotgun sequence, one region includes:
- the LOC137613720 gene encoding armadillo-like helical domain-containing protein 4 — protein MSTHQHQSRSRSEEMESDEEQDEDDEDENSEESVEDESEEDLTEMPDTSSTQPPYSLIPPPPVWVQHNQGLMRSWIELIREKAGYVSGMLAPVGIGITGALLIVGVLYSIRVIHRKRRNSFKQKRRKVRQPEQPGEPGISRQDQAMLLADSSEDEF, from the exons ATGTCAACCCATCAGCACCAATCCAGATCCAGGTCTGAGGAGATGGAGTCAGACG AAGagcaagatgaagatgatgaagatgagaattCTGAGGAATCAGTGGAGGATGAGAGTGAAGAGGACCTAACAGAAATGCCTGACACATCCTCAACACAGCCTCCATACAGcctcatccctcctcctcctgtctgggTTCAACACAACCAAGGGCTGA TGCGGAGCTGGATTGAACTAATCAGAGAAAAG GCGGGCTATGTGTCTGGGATGCTGGCCCCTGTGGGCATCGGCATCACTGGGGCCCTGCTAATTGTCGGCGTCCTCTACAGCATCAGGGTGATTCATCGCAAAAGGAGGAACAGCTTCAAACAAAAGAGGAGGAAGGTCAGGCAGCCAGAG CAACCAGGAGAGCCCGGGATCAGCCGTCAGGACCAGGCCATGCTGCTGGCAGATAGCTCTGAAGATGAGTTCTGA